Proteins encoded by one window of Halorubrum ruber:
- a CDS encoding transcription factor S: MKFCDECGSMMKSGEGEDHWVCDACGYEIGRDDGDDEWTTQSQVESEIVDVSDAEDKGLPTTTAQCPECDNDQAYWYMQQIRAADESETRFFVCTECEHKWREDDH; encoded by the coding sequence ATGAAGTTCTGCGACGAGTGCGGATCCATGATGAAATCCGGCGAGGGCGAAGACCACTGGGTGTGCGACGCCTGCGGCTACGAGATCGGGCGCGACGATGGCGACGACGAGTGGACGACCCAGTCGCAGGTCGAGTCCGAGATCGTCGACGTGAGCGACGCGGAGGACAAGGGGCTCCCGACGACGACGGCCCAGTGTCCCGAGTGCGACAACGACCAGGCGTACTGGTACATGCAGCAGATCCGCGCGGCCGACGAGTCCGAGACTCGGTTCTTCGTCTGTACCGAGTGCGAACACAAGTGGCGCGAAGACGACCACTGA
- a CDS encoding DUF7332 family protein, with translation MTRPQRTRVRALALALLLLAASLGAGAVAGQAATPGETATQSAAEGPAVGPATAGPGVDADRTEVAPITRCFTGSGYPISIGDGEGGATMETVVHLSVLTDPGAGNEFGVETAGRLDGEPIVVLAAGVRLTARQAIADGIDPFAAFDVLYTYELQLPMFAGSVGDADYEDDGSPIESSAGAIDC, from the coding sequence ATGACGCGCCCGCAACGGACACGCGTTCGCGCCCTCGCGCTCGCGCTGCTGCTCCTTGCGGCGAGCCTCGGCGCCGGCGCGGTCGCAGGCCAGGCCGCGACGCCGGGGGAGACGGCGACGCAGTCGGCGGCTGAAGGTCCCGCCGTCGGTCCAGCGACTGCCGGGCCCGGCGTCGACGCGGACCGGACTGAGGTCGCCCCGATCACGCGGTGTTTCACCGGCAGCGGGTACCCGATCTCGATCGGCGACGGCGAGGGTGGGGCGACGATGGAGACGGTGGTCCACCTCTCCGTGTTGACCGACCCCGGCGCGGGCAACGAGTTCGGCGTCGAGACCGCCGGGCGACTCGACGGCGAACCGATCGTGGTCCTCGCCGCGGGCGTCAGGCTGACCGCCCGGCAGGCGATCGCCGACGGGATCGACCCGTTCGCGGCGTTCGACGTGCTGTACACCTACGAACTCCAGCTTCCGATGTTCGCCGGCTCGGTCGGCGACGCCGACTACGAAGACGACGGGTCGCCGATCGAGTCGAGCGCCGGCGCGATCGACTGCTGA
- a CDS encoding methylglyoxal synthase, with product MRIALIAHDELKDEMVAFVESHTAALDECELVTTGTTGKRIADATGLSVNRQASGPFGGDLQIGAMIASDRIDGVVFLRDPLTAQAHEPDISALLRVCDVKDVPLATNVASAELLVEGLLGGDSLD from the coding sequence ATGCGCATCGCGCTCATCGCTCACGACGAACTGAAAGACGAGATGGTCGCGTTCGTCGAGTCGCACACGGCCGCCCTCGACGAGTGCGAACTGGTGACCACCGGGACGACGGGGAAACGGATCGCGGACGCCACCGGGCTCTCCGTGAATCGACAGGCGTCGGGGCCGTTCGGCGGCGACCTCCAGATCGGGGCGATGATCGCGAGCGACCGGATCGACGGCGTCGTCTTCCTCCGGGACCCGCTGACCGCGCAAGCACACGAGCCCGACATCTCGGCGCTGCTGCGCGTCTGCGACGTGAAGGACGTGCCGCTGGCGACGAACGTCGCGTCCGCGGAGCTGCTCGTCGAGGGGCTGCTCGGCGGCGATTCTCTCGACTGA
- a CDS encoding hydantoinase/oxoprolinase family protein produces the protein MGGGPMEDRESGSRGTGGRAIGVDVGGTFTDVALSVDGDLVTAKVPSTDDQSEGVAAGIEKACEAAGVDPQTVTEFSHAMTVSVNALLEGDGARTALVTTEGFRDVLEIGRQTRPSLYDLDAEKPEPLVPRRRRFEVPERATVDGIEQPIGDEAIEPLVADLRDADVESVAVCLLHAYAHPGNEERLADALRDALDVPVSASHEVLPEFREYERTSTTVVDAYVRPAIDGYVGRLTERARDLGLPQPRIMQSNGGVTDADTVRRNAVTTVLSGPAAGVVGASATAGTDADREGLITFDMGGTSSDVSLVRDGEAERTTEATVADRPIGTPMVDVETVGAGGGSIAWVDSGGALRIGPRSAGADPGPACYGKGGTEPTVTDANLVLGYVGADTDLGGDLSLDAAAARDALADLADEAGMEGPVAAALGVHRVANADMTRAIRSVTVERGHDPRAFGLVAFGGAGPMHAVQIADGLDVERVIIPHASGVLSAYGLLAADETRDAVRTRQGPLTEVDPESVDALYGELADDLLDEVSDPDAARVKYAADLRYAGQSFELTVDVERPFDPADAEERFAAAHESAYGYRADEPVELVNCRATATVPRSAPAIESVGAPDAEPRTTREAVFPDGTRETPVYDRERFPADERVAGPVVVEGPESTVVVPPAWGVRLRDDGALVAEVSDA, from the coding sequence ATGGGCGGGGGGCCGATGGAGGATCGGGAGAGCGGCAGCCGAGGGACCGGCGGCCGAGCGATCGGCGTCGACGTCGGGGGGACGTTCACCGACGTGGCGCTCTCGGTCGACGGCGACCTCGTCACCGCGAAGGTGCCGAGCACCGACGACCAGAGCGAGGGCGTCGCGGCCGGTATCGAGAAGGCCTGCGAGGCGGCCGGGGTCGACCCCCAGACGGTGACCGAGTTCTCCCACGCGATGACCGTCTCCGTCAACGCGCTGCTGGAGGGCGACGGCGCGCGGACCGCGCTCGTGACGACCGAGGGGTTCCGCGACGTGTTGGAGATCGGCCGGCAGACCCGGCCGTCGCTGTACGACCTCGACGCCGAGAAACCGGAGCCGCTCGTCCCCAGACGCCGTCGGTTCGAGGTCCCGGAGCGGGCGACCGTCGACGGGATCGAGCAGCCGATCGGCGACGAGGCGATCGAGCCCCTCGTCGCCGACCTCCGTGACGCGGACGTCGAGTCCGTCGCGGTCTGCCTGCTCCACGCCTACGCGCACCCCGGGAACGAGGAGCGCCTCGCGGACGCGCTGCGCGACGCGCTCGACGTGCCGGTTTCGGCCTCCCACGAGGTGCTCCCGGAGTTCCGCGAGTACGAGCGCACCTCGACGACCGTCGTCGACGCGTACGTCCGCCCGGCGATCGACGGCTACGTCGGTCGCCTCACCGAGCGGGCACGAGACCTCGGCCTGCCGCAGCCGCGGATCATGCAGTCCAACGGCGGCGTCACCGACGCCGACACGGTCAGGCGGAACGCCGTGACGACCGTCCTCTCGGGGCCCGCGGCGGGCGTCGTGGGCGCGAGCGCGACGGCCGGGACCGACGCCGACCGCGAGGGGCTGATCACCTTCGACATGGGCGGCACCTCCAGCGACGTGAGCCTCGTCCGCGACGGCGAGGCCGAGCGGACGACGGAGGCGACCGTCGCCGATCGACCGATCGGGACGCCGATGGTCGACGTCGAGACGGTGGGCGCGGGCGGCGGGTCGATCGCGTGGGTCGACTCCGGCGGCGCGCTCCGGATCGGACCCCGCTCGGCCGGCGCCGACCCCGGCCCCGCCTGCTACGGGAAGGGCGGCACGGAGCCGACGGTCACGGACGCGAACCTCGTGCTGGGCTACGTCGGCGCGGACACGGACCTCGGCGGCGACCTTTCGCTCGACGCGGCGGCCGCCCGCGACGCGCTCGCCGACCTCGCCGACGAGGCCGGGATGGAGGGCCCGGTCGCGGCCGCGCTCGGCGTCCACCGCGTCGCGAACGCCGACATGACCCGCGCGATCCGCTCCGTCACGGTCGAGCGCGGCCACGACCCGCGGGCGTTCGGCCTCGTCGCCTTCGGCGGCGCGGGGCCGATGCACGCGGTCCAGATCGCCGACGGCCTCGACGTCGAGCGCGTTATCATTCCGCACGCGTCGGGGGTGCTGTCGGCGTACGGCCTGCTCGCGGCCGACGAGACCCGAGACGCCGTGCGGACCCGTCAGGGCCCCCTCACCGAGGTCGACCCGGAATCGGTCGACGCGCTGTACGGGGAGTTGGCCGACGACCTGCTTGACGAGGTCAGCGACCCGGACGCCGCGCGCGTCAAGTACGCTGCGGACCTGCGGTACGCCGGGCAGAGCTTCGAGCTCACCGTCGACGTCGAGCGCCCGTTCGACCCCGCGGACGCCGAGGAGCGGTTCGCGGCGGCCCACGAGTCGGCGTACGGCTACCGAGCGGACGAGCCCGTCGAATTGGTGAACTGCCGCGCGACGGCGACGGTCCCGCGGAGCGCGCCGGCGATCGAGTCCGTCGGCGCCCCCGACGCTGAGCCGCGGACCACCCGTGAGGCGGTGTTCCCCGATGGGACCCGCGAGACCCCCGTCTACGACCGGGAGCGGTTCCCGGCCGACGAGCGCGTCGCGGGTCCGGTTGTGGTCGAGGGGCCCGAGAGCACGGTCGTCGTCCCGCCGGCGTGGGGCGTCCGACTGCGTGACGACGGCGCCCTGGTCGCGGAGGTGAGCGACGCGTGA
- a CDS encoding ArsR/SmtB family transcription factor produces the protein MPSAFPHQPPVTHAPREQTNVVVDQNETTDVLQVLSSESAQQILSTLKAKPKTASEIAKSVDQSVQNVSYHLDRLCDAELITPTETWYSEKGTEMTVYALAADRLVVTFEDTTD, from the coding sequence ATGCCCAGCGCCTTTCCCCACCAGCCGCCAGTCACCCACGCTCCCCGCGAACAGACGAACGTCGTCGTCGACCAAAACGAGACGACCGACGTGTTACAGGTCCTCTCCTCCGAGTCGGCACAGCAGATACTGAGCACGCTGAAAGCGAAACCGAAGACGGCCTCGGAGATCGCCAAGTCGGTCGATCAGTCGGTCCAGAACGTCTCGTACCACCTCGATCGTCTCTGTGACGCCGAACTGATCACGCCGACCGAGACGTGGTATTCCGAGAAGGGAACGGAGATGACGGTGTACGCGCTCGCCGCCGACCGACTCGTCGTCACGTTCGAAGACACCACCGACTGA
- a CDS encoding GbsR/MarR family transcriptional regulator, translating into MSEDDRSVARERVIESMEQSAEVYGLSRSAGRIYGVLYFSEGPLSIPELVEETGYAKSTISNVTRTLTRIGLIYRRSSKGGGRRVHYTAEREIWFSLQDVFQQYVHREIQTTLRAIQRAEAQLPDDAGTEAERIEELRETYEDLREIVTLASDFTAAELRDALESYDR; encoded by the coding sequence ATGAGTGAGGACGACCGTAGCGTCGCCCGCGAGCGCGTCATCGAGTCGATGGAACAGTCGGCGGAAGTCTACGGTCTCAGTCGAAGCGCGGGTCGGATCTACGGCGTGTTATACTTCTCCGAAGGGCCCCTCTCGATACCGGAACTCGTCGAGGAAACGGGCTACGCGAAATCGACGATCAGCAACGTCACGCGGACGCTGACGCGGATCGGACTGATCTACCGCCGCTCCTCGAAAGGCGGCGGACGGCGCGTTCATTACACGGCCGAACGGGAGATCTGGTTCAGCCTCCAAGACGTCTTTCAACAGTACGTCCACCGAGAGATACAGACGACGTTGCGTGCGATCCAGCGCGCGGAGGCGCAGCTCCCCGACGACGCCGGCACCGAGGCGGAACGGATCGAGGAGCTTCGAGAAACCTACGAGGATCTCCGGGAGATCGTCACGCTCGCGTCGGACTTCACCGCCGCGGAACTCAGGGACGCGCTCGAATCCTACGACCGGTAG
- a CDS encoding beta-CASP ribonuclease aCPSF1, whose translation MSQVDKQLDTLKSEIEQEIPNDITVTDVKYEGPELVVYTRDPKRFAGDGDLIRRLASKLRKRITVRPDPSALSPPARAEEEVRDVIPEEAGVTDLDFHEDTGEVVIEAEKPGMVIGRRGSTLREITQEVGWTPEVVRTPPIESSTVSNVRGFLKNEREERRDILERVGRQIHREEMSDDEWVRITTLGCCREVGRAAFILSTPETRILIDCGDKPGAEGEVPYLQVPEALGAGAATLDAVILTHAHLDHSALVPLLYKYGYDGPIYTTEPTRDLMGLLTLDYLDVAAKDGRTPPYESAQVREAIKHTIPLEYGDVTDVAPDVKLTFHNAGHILGSAVTHFHIGDGLYNVAFSGDIHYEDTRLFNGAVNDFPRVETLVLESTYGGRNDYQTDQEDSEEALKEVINETYEQGGKVVIPAFAVGRSQEIMLVLEEAMREGEIPEMPVHLDGMIWEATAIHTTYPEYLRDDLRDRIFHEDENPFLADQFNHIDAGEDERQEVADGDECIIISTSGMIEGGPIMSWLRHIGPDPDSNLVFVGYQAQGTLGRRIQNGWDEIPVDGWGGGGRGDTLTLEMGTEVVDGFSGHADRQGLENFVKTMNPRPEKVLCVHGDESSVQDLSSALYHDYNMRTFAPKNLETFRFK comes from the coding sequence ATGAGTCAAGTCGACAAGCAACTCGATACGTTGAAATCCGAGATCGAACAGGAGATTCCGAACGACATCACGGTCACCGACGTGAAATACGAGGGGCCGGAGCTGGTCGTGTACACGCGCGACCCCAAGCGCTTCGCGGGCGACGGCGACCTGATCCGACGGCTCGCGTCGAAGCTCCGCAAGCGGATCACGGTCCGACCGGACCCGAGCGCCCTCTCGCCGCCGGCGCGGGCCGAAGAGGAGGTCCGCGACGTGATCCCGGAGGAGGCCGGCGTCACGGACCTCGACTTCCACGAGGACACCGGCGAGGTCGTCATCGAGGCCGAAAAGCCCGGGATGGTGATCGGCCGCCGCGGCTCGACGCTCCGCGAGATCACTCAGGAGGTCGGCTGGACGCCCGAGGTCGTTCGGACGCCGCCGATCGAGTCCTCCACCGTCTCGAACGTCCGCGGCTTCCTGAAGAACGAGCGCGAGGAGCGCCGCGACATCCTCGAACGCGTCGGCCGGCAGATCCACCGCGAGGAGATGTCCGACGACGAGTGGGTCCGGATCACGACGCTCGGCTGCTGCCGCGAGGTCGGCCGCGCGGCGTTCATCCTCTCGACGCCCGAGACCCGGATCCTCATCGACTGCGGTGACAAGCCCGGCGCCGAGGGAGAGGTGCCGTACCTCCAAGTGCCCGAGGCGCTCGGTGCGGGCGCGGCGACGCTCGACGCAGTCATCCTCACCCACGCCCACCTCGACCACTCGGCGCTGGTCCCGCTGCTGTACAAGTACGGCTACGACGGCCCCATCTACACGACGGAGCCGACCCGCGACCTGATGGGCCTGCTCACGCTGGACTACCTCGACGTCGCCGCGAAGGACGGGCGGACGCCCCCCTACGAGTCCGCGCAGGTCCGCGAGGCGATCAAACACACCATCCCGCTGGAGTACGGCGACGTCACCGACGTGGCGCCCGACGTGAAGCTCACGTTCCACAACGCGGGCCACATCCTCGGCAGCGCGGTCACACACTTCCACATCGGCGACGGGCTCTACAACGTCGCGTTCTCGGGTGACATCCACTACGAGGACACGCGCCTGTTCAACGGCGCGGTCAACGACTTCCCCCGCGTCGAGACGCTCGTCTTGGAGTCCACCTACGGCGGTCGCAACGACTACCAGACCGACCAAGAGGACTCCGAGGAGGCGCTCAAGGAGGTCATCAACGAGACGTACGAGCAGGGCGGGAAGGTCGTTATCCCGGCCTTCGCGGTCGGGCGCTCCCAAGAGATCATGCTCGTCTTGGAGGAGGCGATGCGCGAGGGGGAGATCCCCGAGATGCCCGTCCACCTCGACGGGATGATCTGGGAGGCGACCGCGATCCACACCACCTACCCCGAGTACCTCCGCGACGACCTCCGCGACCGGATCTTCCACGAGGACGAGAACCCGTTCCTCGCCGACCAGTTCAACCACATCGACGCCGGCGAGGACGAGCGGCAGGAGGTCGCCGACGGCGATGAGTGTATCATCATCTCCACCTCCGGGATGATCGAGGGCGGGCCGATCATGTCGTGGCTCCGCCACATCGGCCCCGACCCGGACTCGAACCTCGTCTTCGTCGGCTACCAGGCGCAGGGGACGCTTGGCCGCCGGATCCAGAACGGCTGGGACGAGATTCCGGTCGACGGTTGGGGCGGCGGGGGCCGCGGCGACACGCTCACCCTGGAGATGGGAACCGAGGTCGTCGACGGCTTCTCCGGCCACGCCGACCGACAGGGGTTAGAGAACTTCGTGAAGACGATGAACCCACGCCCGGAGAAGGTGCTGTGCGTCCACGGCGACGAGAGTTCCGTTCAGGACCTCTCGTCCGCGCTGTACCACGACTACAACATGCGGACGTTCGCGCCGAAGAACCTGGAGACGTTCCGGTTCAAGTAG
- the psmA gene encoding archaeal proteasome endopeptidase complex subunit alpha: MQGQSQQQAYDRGITIFSPDGRLYQVEYAREAVKRGTASVGIRAEDGVVLAADKRARSPLMEPESIEKLHKADDHVGVASAGHVADARQLIDFARRQAQINQLRYGEPVGIETLTKNITDHIQQYTQVGGARPFGVALIVGGVENGEPRLFETDPSGTPYEWQALSIGSDRSDLRDYLEEEYEEGISTDEAVGLALDTLAQSNDGELSPDGVGVATITVDDPQYSERPADEIEAILDERDLLPADEDEEAADDDATDGEE; this comes from the coding sequence ATGCAGGGCCAATCCCAACAGCAGGCGTACGACCGCGGCATCACAATCTTCTCTCCGGACGGCCGACTCTACCAGGTCGAGTACGCCCGGGAGGCGGTGAAACGAGGGACGGCGAGCGTCGGGATCCGCGCCGAGGACGGGGTCGTCCTCGCGGCCGACAAGCGCGCCCGGTCCCCCCTGATGGAGCCGGAGAGCATCGAGAAGCTCCACAAGGCCGACGACCACGTCGGCGTCGCGAGCGCGGGCCACGTCGCCGACGCCCGCCAGCTCATCGACTTCGCGCGCCGACAGGCGCAGATCAACCAGCTCCGCTACGGCGAGCCCGTCGGTATCGAGACGCTGACGAAGAACATCACCGACCACATCCAGCAGTACACGCAGGTCGGCGGCGCGCGCCCCTTCGGCGTCGCGCTCATCGTCGGCGGCGTCGAGAACGGCGAGCCGCGCCTGTTCGAGACGGACCCCTCCGGCACCCCCTACGAGTGGCAGGCGCTCTCGATCGGGTCGGACCGCAGCGACCTCCGCGACTACCTCGAAGAGGAGTACGAGGAAGGTATCTCCACGGACGAGGCGGTCGGGCTCGCGCTCGACACCCTCGCCCAGTCGAACGACGGCGAGCTGTCCCCCGACGGCGTCGGCGTCGCGACGATCACCGTCGACGACCCGCAGTACAGCGAGCGCCCCGCTGACGAGATCGAGGCGATCCTCGACGAGCGAGACCTCCTCCCGGCCGACGAAGACGAGGAGGCGGCGGACGACGACGCCACGGACGGCGAGGAGTAA
- a CDS encoding Rpp14/Pop5 family protein has product MKHLPKHLRPRWRYVAVGIETWSDAGIGRRAFQRALWYSAGNLLGDAGSADADLTLLSFAHADGTGEAVVRVRHGHVDDARAAIACVSEVDGEPVGIRVRGISGTVRACEERYMGRATPSSTQRDVAFEGAERSATVRGDACDVRAESGRVGATTFDTE; this is encoded by the coding sequence GTGAAACACCTCCCCAAGCACCTCCGACCGCGCTGGCGGTACGTCGCGGTCGGAATCGAGACGTGGTCCGACGCGGGGATCGGTCGGCGGGCGTTCCAGCGCGCGCTGTGGTACAGCGCCGGCAACCTCCTCGGCGACGCGGGCAGCGCCGACGCCGACCTCACGCTGCTCTCGTTCGCGCACGCGGACGGGACCGGCGAGGCCGTCGTCCGCGTCAGGCACGGGCACGTCGACGACGCGCGCGCCGCGATCGCCTGCGTGAGCGAGGTCGACGGCGAGCCGGTCGGAATCCGCGTCAGAGGGATTTCGGGGACGGTGCGCGCCTGTGAGGAAAGATATATGGGTCGCGCGACCCCCAGTTCGACACAGCGAGACGTCGCGTTCGAGGGCGCCGAGCGGTCCGCGACCGTGCGCGGTGACGCGTGCGACGTGCGGGCCGAGTCGGGTCGCGTCGGCGCGACGACGTTCGACACCGAGTGA
- a CDS encoding class I SAM-dependent methyltransferase, translating into MKKTVEEHAERFSEKAAAYDDSKSDEYHACASLVIDHAAPEADDVVLDLGAGTGAIALEVAADAERVLARDISEGMMEEGRRKAEERGLDNVEFAYGEFRDPGLDPDQRVDVVTSNFALHHLADDEKREAISVMAETGARRIVLGDVAFFEDPDPEAPFYSPEVDDPATVGTLVEAFTAEGFAVTAVERVHDQVAVIVAERIRELPA; encoded by the coding sequence ATGAAGAAGACGGTTGAGGAGCACGCCGAGCGGTTCTCCGAGAAGGCGGCGGCGTACGACGACTCGAAGAGCGACGAGTATCACGCCTGCGCGAGCCTCGTGATCGATCACGCCGCGCCCGAGGCGGACGACGTCGTCCTCGACCTGGGCGCGGGCACGGGCGCCATCGCGCTGGAGGTCGCTGCGGACGCCGAACGCGTCCTCGCGCGCGACATCAGCGAGGGGATGATGGAGGAGGGCCGCCGGAAGGCGGAAGAGCGGGGGCTCGACAACGTCGAGTTCGCGTACGGCGAGTTCCGCGACCCCGGCCTCGACCCGGACCAGCGGGTCGACGTCGTCACCTCGAACTTCGCGCTCCACCACCTTGCCGACGACGAGAAGCGCGAGGCGATCAGTGTGATGGCCGAGACGGGCGCGCGCCGGATCGTCCTCGGCGACGTGGCGTTCTTCGAGGACCCGGACCCCGAAGCGCCGTTCTACAGCCCGGAGGTCGACGACCCGGCGACCGTCGGCACGCTGGTCGAGGCGTTCACCGCGGAGGGGTTCGCGGTGACCGCCGTCGAGCGCGTCCACGACCAGGTGGCGGTGATCGTCGCCGAGCGGATCCGCGAGCTGCCGGCGTGA
- a CDS encoding RNase P subunit p30 family protein, whose translation MYEAVHAYPDGEATVARHAATAARHGYDGIVVRSRDALDPAGGRGQGGSVPADADKSPVRDLDALREEYGIDVVDAVEVDADDPTSASGAVGNYRSDRTVVCVVGGDDALNRFAVEQARVDVLVRPTADGGDFNHVLAKAARDNGVHVEFDFGPALRATGGKRVRALADLRKLREIVSHYDAPYVVSANARSHLELRAPRELVAVGEAVGFDAEAIREGLRAWGDLVERNRERRSEAFIEPGVRRGKYEEDG comes from the coding sequence ATGTACGAGGCCGTTCACGCCTACCCCGACGGGGAGGCGACCGTCGCGCGCCACGCCGCGACAGCCGCTCGCCACGGCTACGACGGGATCGTGGTGCGGTCGCGCGACGCGCTGGACCCGGCCGGAGGACGCGGGCAAGGCGGTTCGGTCCCAGCCGACGCGGACAAAAGCCCCGTCCGCGACCTGGACGCGCTCCGCGAGGAGTACGGGATCGACGTCGTCGACGCGGTCGAGGTCGACGCCGACGACCCGACGAGCGCCTCCGGCGCCGTCGGGAACTACCGCTCCGACCGGACCGTCGTCTGCGTCGTCGGCGGGGACGACGCGCTGAATCGGTTCGCGGTCGAGCAGGCGCGCGTCGACGTGCTCGTCCGTCCGACGGCCGATGGCGGCGACTTCAACCACGTCCTCGCGAAGGCGGCGCGCGACAACGGCGTTCACGTCGAGTTCGACTTCGGCCCGGCGCTGCGCGCCACGGGCGGGAAGCGCGTCCGGGCGCTCGCGGACCTCCGGAAGCTCCGCGAGATCGTCTCCCACTACGACGCGCCGTACGTCGTGAGCGCGAACGCGCGCTCGCACCTCGAACTCCGCGCGCCCCGTGAACTGGTCGCGGTCGGAGAGGCGGTCGGGTTCGACGCCGAGGCCATCCGGGAGGGACTGCGAGCGTGGGGCGACCTCGTCGAGCGCAACCGGGAGCGCCGCTCCGAGGCCTTCATAGAGCCGGGGGTCCGACGTGGCAAGTATGAAGAAGACGGTTGA
- a CDS encoding DUF357 domain-containing protein: MPADLDEKTDRYERMLADALSVAEPRPPADTPLGEAAADVAEMAESYLDDGRHFRADGDPVNALASYSYGYGWLDAGVRLGLFAVPDDTELFTT; the protein is encoded by the coding sequence ATGCCCGCCGACTTGGATGAGAAGACGGACCGCTACGAGCGGATGCTCGCGGACGCGCTCTCCGTCGCGGAGCCGCGCCCGCCGGCCGACACGCCGCTGGGGGAAGCCGCCGCCGACGTGGCCGAGATGGCCGAGTCGTACCTCGACGACGGCCGCCACTTCCGCGCGGACGGCGACCCGGTGAACGCCCTCGCCTCGTACTCGTACGGTTACGGCTGGCTCGACGCGGGTGTCCGGCTCGGGCTGTTCGCCGTGCCCGACGACACCGAACTGTTCACGACGTGA
- a CDS encoding M20 family metallopeptidase, whose translation MDELADLTERLVSIPSHEDETAAGDAIEEWLRAETDATVERDEAGNVLAFAGATDDPDADSLALVGHHDVVPPAPEQTTGEGTDGEYVVERRDGRIYGRGTADMKGSVAAAMCAFRDATPPAGRELIFASFVGEEVGGEGARHAIDAGFAPDRAVVAEGSTNYSKPGVTDVVVAHRGRRGSRLVARGEAAHASEPEAGVNAIYRACDAIDAVRDLDVPDATVLGNDVSGSLAVTIVDGGETWNVIPERCEATVDERTVPGGRADLAGVADATPGVELVVDQDLPPMACGDAGFADAALDVARAIHDDLGLDAPEHVTKPHATDAGWLAQAGTECLVCGASEPGEAHTDTESASLDVLDRCYRIYTGIAEREL comes from the coding sequence ATGGACGAACTCGCGGACCTGACCGAGCGGCTCGTCTCGATCCCCTCTCACGAGGACGAGACGGCCGCGGGCGACGCGATCGAGGAGTGGCTGCGCGCGGAGACGGACGCGACCGTCGAGCGCGACGAGGCCGGCAACGTCCTCGCGTTCGCGGGCGCGACCGACGACCCGGACGCCGACTCGCTCGCCCTCGTCGGCCACCACGACGTGGTACCGCCCGCGCCCGAGCAGACGACGGGCGAGGGGACGGACGGAGAGTACGTCGTCGAGCGGCGCGACGGCCGGATTTACGGCCGCGGGACCGCCGACATGAAGGGGTCGGTCGCGGCCGCGATGTGCGCCTTCCGCGACGCGACGCCGCCCGCGGGCCGCGAGCTGATATTCGCCTCGTTCGTGGGCGAGGAGGTCGGCGGCGAGGGGGCGCGCCACGCGATCGACGCGGGGTTCGCGCCGGACCGGGCGGTCGTCGCGGAGGGCTCGACGAACTACTCGAAGCCGGGCGTCACGGACGTCGTCGTCGCGCACCGCGGGCGCCGCGGGTCGCGGCTCGTCGCCCGCGGGGAGGCCGCGCACGCCTCGGAGCCGGAGGCTGGCGTGAACGCGATCTACCGCGCCTGCGACGCCATCGACGCGGTCCGCGACCTCGACGTGCCCGATGCGACGGTCCTCGGCAACGACGTGTCGGGGTCGCTCGCGGTCACGATCGTCGACGGCGGCGAGACGTGGAACGTGATCCCGGAGCGCTGCGAGGCGACGGTCGACGAGCGGACGGTCCCCGGCGGCCGCGCCGACCTCGCGGGCGTCGCCGACGCGACGCCGGGCGTCGAGCTCGTCGTCGACCAGGACCTCCCGCCGATGGCCTGCGGCGACGCCGGGTTCGCCGACGCCGCGCTCGACGTCGCCCGCGCGATCCACGACGACCTCGGCCTCGACGCGCCCGAACACGTCACCAAGCCGCACGCGACCGACGCGGGGTGGCTCGCGCAGGCCGGCACGGAGTGCCTGGTCTGCGGCGCCTCCGAGCCCGGCGAGGCGCACACGGACACCGAGAGCGCGAGCCTCGACGTCCTCGACCGCTGTTACCGGATTTATACCGGGATCGCCGAGCGGGAACTGTAG